Within the Flavobacteriales bacterium genome, the region GCAAAGAAAATATTAAGTCGGTAATGGTTGTATAGGATTAGTATCATCTTCTCTGCCGAATACGCGATCACCGTTCCCCATGCAATGCCCGCCATGCCCCAGGTTGGCATCAGCATCAGGCTGATGCCAACATTAAGGATAATCTCAATCAGCGCAACCTTTGGTATGATCTTATGCTTCCGCCTCCCGATCACCACAACCTGTGGAAAAGTAAGTCGGCTTACGGTGATCAACAGGTATACATTGAATACATCTGCGCTTGCCCCGAATCGTTCGCCGAATACAAACGGGAACAACCAATGACTGGTTAACATAAGTAGGATTGCCGATGGAAATACGATGTGCATCAACCGCACCGACCGCAGCTTGATGGCCTGTAGGGTTTCCTCTTCACCTTTCACTGCGAAGTTGGCAATCATGCTTTGGGAAAGAGCGGAGGCCAACAACAGTGCAACCGGAAATTCCCTGGCACCGTAACGAAAGACCGCAAAGCTTTCCTTGGCCATATATTCGGTTACCAACCATCCGTCAATATATTCTCCCATGCCTGCAACCAATGCGGCAATGCCCAGCGGGGCGGACATTTTAACGAATGCCGGTAAAAAGGAATAGTCATATCTGAATTGGGCGTACCTCCCGAGCAGAACCCATAGCCAGGTGTACCGGCAAACGGCTGCCAGCAAGAGACCATATAAACTATATGTGAAGGGCATGCCCATCCAGGCCGGGATCACCACCATGATGATTTGGATGAGAGCGGACGCAATTCCATATGCGATCATCTGCCATCCTTTCCCCAACAGCAAATACATGTATTCATTCAGGAATGCCGGTACGCCGATGCAGATGTACAATGCCACCCAGGGACCCAGTTGCGGTAAATTTCCCGCGCCGTGCCGCAGGTAACTCCAAACGATCAGGGCAGCCACCAGGGCGGTTGCCTGCAAAACGAGAAAGACCTGAAAGAACAGACGCGACTTGCCATGGCGGTTTACTTCGTTGGCGTGTCCCAACAGCGTTTGAACCATGCCATTTACCCAGAAGAACGTGATGGCGGAGGCGAAGAACAACACCTGCTCGTAGGAGGAAAGGGATTCAGGTGCCCAGGGGCTTCGGGCCAGCAATACACCCGATAGCAGCAATGCACCGTAGCGCACCACCTGGAAAACCTGCAGGGCCCTGCTTTGTATCAGTTTTTCTGCCATTCGGGAGTCACCTGTTTCAATGCGTTGTGAGCACGTATCCAATCCATAAACAACATACAACCGGCAAGTCCAAATATACACGCATTGAGCAAGGGTGGCATGACCCAATGCGCCGGAACCTGCCCCGGCCATCCGGTTTTAAACTGCAAAATATACATGATCGTGTGTGATACACCCTCCATGTTGCATACATAGGCAACCGAAAGAACTGCCATGGACCACCACCTGCCGGTCAGCATATAGGCCCCGGAGGCGAACCATACGGCAGGGTGTATGTATCGCTCATGCATCTGTGTGCAAAAGAAAAAAAAGAAAAAGTTGATCAGTGCGAGGGTGAGAAGGTAGAAAGGTAAAGAGGAGTAAGGGGGTAAAGAGGAAGAATGCAAGGGGGAGGAAGAACGGGGGCGGCTTCGCATCAACATAAATAGCTTCCATATCAGTAGTCCCGACAGGGTACAAAACAATGCCAGTCCCCATGTCTTGGCAGATAGCCCGCCCATCAGGATCTTGTCGGAGGTGGAATAGGGATCACCCGGTGTGATGATGTACCAGAGGTTGTAGGCATGCAATGACAGGTTGGGATAGAAGTCGACTCCGCGCGTCCAGGGGGTCAGGAATGCTTCTGTGAAATGCCCTTTGGTGATAAAAGGCAGCCAGATAAGGATGGGCAACACAACCAGGGATGTGAGATAGGGAACCCGAACCAGCCTTCGTAAAGGGTGCGTTGTAGCCAACAACACCAGCAACGGTGGAACAAAGATGGCCATCTGCAGTTTGCTGAAAACGGCCAGCAACATACACGGGAGCGCCCAACCCGCATGCGGTGTGAATGCCAATGCAATGGCTGCGGTGACAAAAAACAAGGGGATGGCATCATACTGTCCCCACAACAGTGTGTTGTACCAGAGTGCCAGGTTCAATGCAACGGGCATGAACCTCAAACGGGAAAAACGTGAATGCCTCAACCAGTTCCATAAAAGGAGGCATGTTGCGATGTCGAAGAGCACCACAACGTATTTGAAGGCATTGATTGTGGTTGGCGTGATTTGATCAGCGCTGTTGAAAAACAAGGTGAAGAATCGCAACAGGTAGAGGATGACCGGAGGGTAGTTGACATCCGTGCCATGGTAGATGCCGGCCATGCCCGAACCCATCAGGTGTTGTGCCCATTCGAGGGTATAGGATTTGTCATATCCGGAATCGGGTGTGATGATAAAACAAATTACCCAGGCCATGCATGCCGACAGCGCCATCTGCACGGATGCAGGTATGTGCCGGAGCAGTTTCAGATACGCTTTGTTTTAAGACGGATGGAGTTCCCGATCACGATCACATCTGAAAATGCCATAGCGAGGGCTGCGATCATCGGGTTGAGGTATCCGGCGGCGGCAATGGGAATGGCGATCACATTGTAGAAGAATGCCCAGAATAGGTTTTGCTTGATGGTTTTCAAGGTTTGCCTGCTGAGTTTGTTCGCCCACGCAAGTTGTTCGAGGTTGGTGTGACTGAGCAGCACGATTTGCGCAGAATGAATGGCCGCCTGCGTGGCGTTTCCGATGGAAATGCCCACGGATGCTTTGGCAAGAGCCGGTGCATCGTTCACGCCATCGCCTACCATGGCGGTGGGTGCTTCTGCGGAAAAGGAAGCGATCAACGACATTTTGTTTTCCGGACTTTGTTCGCTGTATACTTCTTCAATGCCGCATTGCGCGGCGATCTGTTCGGCTTTGTCCTTTTTATCCCCACTTACCATGATGCAACGGATGCTGAGCTTTTTCAGGGAGGTCACTTCTTCCTTTACCCCCGGTTTCAGTTCATCTTCAATCCGGATGGAAGCGCAGGGTTTTCCATTTCGTACCAGGAAGAGGGCCGCATTACCTGTATCTTCATTCCATCCTGTGAACCTGGCCGAACCCAGGAGGTAGGTGTCACCCTGGGATGTGCGGGCGCTGATGCCGCCTCCTTTGGTTTCTTGTATGTTTTCCAGTGTTAGCTGGGCTGCCGATGCCAGTTCTTCTACCAGTGATTTGGCAATGGGGTGATCCGAGTGTGTCTCCATGCTACGGATCAGGCTTTTTACCTGACCTTCATCGCTTCCGTCATGAACCCGGATTTCCGCCAGGTGAAATCGGCCCGTGGTGAGTGTTCCGGTCTTGTCGAACACAATTTGCTTGATGCGGGCAAAAGATTCGAGTGTGTCTCCGCCTTTGATCAGGATGCCTTTTTTGGCCGCACGTCCAAGTCCGGCCATCACGGCAGTTGGTGTGGCAAGCCCCATGGCGCACGGGCAGGAGATCACCAGAACGGCCACGCTCCTCATTAATGATGTTTGCCAGCTGATGTCGAAGACCCATGCGGATACCAGGAGGGTGGCAAGTGCAATCACCAGAACGGCCGGTACGAATACGGCACTCACGCGATCACCCAGCTTCTGAATGGGAGGTTTGGCCAGTTGTGCCTGTTTGACAAGTTCAATGATTTTGGAAAGAAGCGTATCGTTCCCCACACGTTTTGCCGCCATCTTGATAGAGCCGGATACCAGGATGGTGCCGCCCGTCACGGGGTCGCCGTTGTGTTTGTCTACCGGTATGCTTTCGCCTGTAACCATGCTTTCGTCTATGCTGGTATCCCCCCAGTAGATAACGCCATCCACAGGCACC harbors:
- the cadA gene encoding cadmium-translocating P-type ATPase codes for the protein MSEQHTPVRLEVNGMTCVNCAQSVSRSLEKDGAENVEVNFVTKEAAFNVTDPSRIPDMIAHIEALGYRAGQPEHTGTHDHSHHEHSHLARPFWICAGLSLPLVLHMFLPNVTWLQNPFFQLALSLPVYLIGMYHFGRSAWASLKSGVPNMDVLITVGSSSAFFYSLAGALLYYGKPEMHHYLFFETAATIITLILLGNLLEEKSVRQTTTALAELNKLRVTKAKVLGTDGQVTEKNYEDIRPGDKLLVNTGDKVPVDGVIYWGDTSIDESMVTGESIPVDKHNGDPVTGGTILVSGSIKMAAKRVGNDTLLSKIIELVKQAQLAKPPIQKLGDRVSAVFVPAVLVIALATLLVSAWVFDISWQTSLMRSVAVLVISCPCAMGLATPTAVMAGLGRAAKKGILIKGGDTLESFARIKQIVFDKTGTLTTGRFHLAEIRVHDGSDEGQVKSLIRSMETHSDHPIAKSLVEELASAAQLTLENIQETKGGGISARTSQGDTYLLGSARFTGWNEDTGNAALFLVRNGKPCASIRIEDELKPGVKEEVTSLKKLSIRCIMVSGDKKDKAEQIAAQCGIEEVYSEQSPENKMSLIASFSAEAPTAMVGDGVNDAPALAKASVGISIGNATQAAIHSAQIVLLSHTNLEQLAWANKLSRQTLKTIKQNLFWAFFYNVIAIPIAAAGYLNPMIAALAMAFSDVIVIGNSIRLKTKRI